The Verrucomicrobiota bacterium genome segment GACGTTCTGCAATCCGGGCTTCTCCCCCCAACGGCTGACGGAGACGCCGCGCACATCGCACTCGCCACCGCCTACGGCATGGATATATTGCTCACATGGAACTGCCGGCACATCGCCAACGCCGCCATCGTGGGGCGCTTGCGCAAGCTTGTCGCGGAGCAAGGCTATACCCTGCCGGAGATTTATACGCCGGAAGAACTCCTTGGAGCATAACGAAATGAAAACGACGCAAGAGCGACCCGCAACCACCGGAGGAGACCTGGTCCTTCAAGAAATCTGGCGCATCAAAGACGAATTGTCCGCAGCCCGCGGACACGACGTGCATCGGCTTTTTGCGGACGCGCGCAAGCGCGAGAAGCGTTCCGGCCATCCGCTGGCCAATTTGCCCATCCAACGCCGCAAAGTGTGAAGCGGCGCCGACGTCTTGTCTGTCGCTTCATCCAAGGTCCCGGATTTCCAGCCTTCGCCTGACCTGGATTGAAAACCGCCACTGTAGTAAAGGGGTCAGTTCTTGTTATTGGCTACTTCGTCTGCTCCTGTTTCGCGCGCCAGAGCAGATGATTCGCATAGGCGCGGCTGCCCAAATGAAGCCGCTGAGAAATCCAGGCCACGGTTTGCACAGTTTCGGCGCGGAGCCGTTGGGCTAACTTCACTTTCGTGGCATCACCCTTGGGCCGCTTGGACAACTCTGCCTCCGTCCAGCCCCGGCGCTTGAGCTCAGCCGCAATGATCCGCTCGGCCTTCTCCTGTGCGCTCTCGGCTCGCTCCGCTCCGTAATGTTCGGCTCCCAGTCGCTCACTCATCTGCGCCAGCAGCTCTTTCCGAAACGCCTCTTCTCCCAGGCACCAGCCCCGGCGCACCCTCTGAAACGCATCTCCGACCCCGGCCCGGCGGCGCTCCTCCAGTGCCTGCTCCAGTCTCTGCCGACCCGCCGCACTATCCTTCCCCACCCCGTATTCTCCCAACAACCGGTCCACGCACAGCCAGGCCGGACGTTTGCTCGGCCCCAGCAAATAGGCCGGCCAACTGCTCCAGGCGTAGCGGCGCAGCGGTTGGTCCGCTGGCACCAGTTGGGCGCGCGCCGGATTCAGATGCACGTAGTCACAGACCGTCTTGAGATAGCCGGTGCCTGAACCATCCACCACCAACGATTTGTAACGCCCAGCAAACAAGTGCCCGAACCGCTTGTGCCGACGGTTAAACCGCGCCGTGTACGTTCCCAAAAGCCATTTCATCCCGGCCACCAGATTGGGCTGCGGGGTCTCGACCACCAGATGAAAATGGTTGGGCATCAGACAAAGTGCTTGCACCTGCCAACCGGTTTTGGCGCAAGCCTCGGCCAGCGTTTCCACGAACCGCTGCCGGTCCTGGTCATCTTGAAAAATGGGTTCGCGCCGGTCGCCCCGATTCATCACATGGTAAATCGCGCCGGGATACTCGACTCTCAGCTTCCGAGCCATGCAGGCCAGCGTGACGGAATCCGCAGTCGTAGTCAATAACAAGAACCGACCCCTTTTCTCTCTTGTGCTTCACTCCGCCACTCCGTGACTCCACCACTCCCTCCCCTCCCCGGCCTCCTTGCCAGAGCCCTTCTCCGCCGCGCCGGAGTCTGAGCTTGCCTGAACGTCGCCGATTCACATTCTTGGCTCATGCGAATCCACTTTCTCGGAGCCACGCGAACGACGACTGGCTCCATGTTCCTGATCGAGGTCAACGAACAACGAATCCTGCTCGAATGCGGTTTGTTTCAAGGCAAACGCGATGAGTCCGTCGAACGCAACCGCGCGTTCCCGTTCCAGGCCGCGCAGATTGATGCCGTCATCTTGAGCCACGCCCACATCGATCACTGCGGGAATCTGCCCAATCTCTGCCGCCAGGGCTTCACCGGAAACATCTATTCCACTTTTGCCACGCGCGATCTCGCGAGCATTTTGCTCGAAGACTCCGCCGAGATTCAGAGGGCCGACGCCGAATTCGTCAGCCGTAAACGCGCCAAACGCAATCTGCCTCCCGTCGAACCGCTCTACAGCGCCGGCGACGCCGAAAAAGCGATCCGGCAGTTCGTGGCCATCAACTACGAGCGTCCGATGCTGGTGGCGGATGGTGTGACGGTGACGTTCCGCGATGCCGGTCACATTCTCGGATCGGCGCAGGTCGTTCTGGATATCCGCGAGGCGGGCCGCAAATTTCGCCACCTTTTCTCCGGCGACATCGGGCGCGGCGACGACGATATTTTGCGCGACCCGCAGCCTGTCGAAAACGTCGATTTCCTCCAGATCGAAAGCACCTATGGCGACCGCGAACACTCGCCGAAGTCGAGCGCGCCCGAGGACGTGGGCAGACTGGTTCGGGAGACCCTGAACCAACATGGCAAGGTGATCATTCCCGCATTTTCCGTCGGGCGAACGCAACAGATTGTCTATACGCTGCACCAAATGACGCGGGAAGGGAGTTTGCCGCAAATCCCGATCTTCGTGGACAGCCCGCTCAGCGTGAACGCCACGGAGGTCTATCGGTTGCACCCGGAATGTTTCAACGATGAGATCTATCGATTCCTCCGCGAGACGGCCAATCCGTTCGGCATGGAGAACCTGACTTACATTCGCGAGCAGGCGCACTCGGTGAAACTCAACGATTTGAAGGAAGCGGCGATTATCATCAGCGCGTCCGGCATGTGTGAAGCCGGACGGGTTCGACATCACCTGAAGAACCACATCGGTTCGCCCAACAATCTCGTGCTATTCATTGGCTATTGCGCCGAGCACACCCTGGGCGCGCAAATCCTATCCGGGCGCGACACCGTCAACATCTTCGGCGAACCGCATGCGGTGCGCGCGCGGATCGCGTCCATCGATTCGTTCTCAGGCCACGCGGACAAGCACGAGTTGAAGCGCTACGTCGGCGGATTGACGGGTGACATCAAGAAAATATTCGTCGTCCATGGCGAAGCATCGCAAGCTTTCGCGTTCGCCGAGACACTCAAAGTTATGAAACCAAAGGCAGAAGTGGCCGTCCCGGACTACAGGCAGTCCTTTGAGTGCTAAAGCGACTCAAATCCTCTCGAAGTAACGAATCCGCTCCCAATCCGTGACCGCGTCATCGAATGCCTGCGCCTCCAATCGCGCGGTGTGCACGTAAAAATCCACGACGCCGTCGCCAAAAACGCGCCGCGCCAGCTTGCTTTGATCCAGGAGCCGGGCCGCGTCGCGCAGGGTTCTCGGCAGACTCGCCAATCTCGGATCAACGTACGCGTTCCCCTCGTAAACCGGGCCGCAATCCAATCCTTCCTCCACGCCCGCCATTCCCGCAGCGATCGTCGCCGCAAAAGCCAGATACGGATTCGCGTCCGCGCCCGGCATCCGGTTTTCGATCCGGAACGAACTTTCCGAGCCGACGACGCGGAAGCCGACCGTCCGATTGTCGAACGCCCACGCCATCTTGGTCGGCGCCCAGCTCGCCGCTTGATAGCGTTTGTAGGCGTTAATGGTCGGGGCAAAGAAATAGCAAAGCTCGGGCGCGTATTTCATCAAGCCGCCCAGGAATTGCCGGAAAAGCTTCGATCCGCTTTTGGATTTCCGTTCCCAGAAAAGGTTCTGTTCCTGCCTCCAGAGGCTCACGTGAATGTGGCAACTGCTCCCGACTTCGGCGGCGAAAGGTTTCGGCATGAACGTGACCGCGCGGCCCTGTTGCGCCGCCATCTCCTTCAATCCTTGTTTGAACACGACGTGCATGTCCGCCATGGGCAGCGCCTGATCGTAGATGAAATTCACCTCGTGCTGTCCCCTGCCCCACTCGCCCTTGCTCGACTCGATCGGCACGCGCGCCGCGGTCATTTGGTTCCGCACGGCGCGCATTAGGCTCTCCTCCGCCGCGGGCTGCATCGTGTGGTAGTCGATGCGGTAATCGCTGGCCGGCGTCAGATCGCGATAGCCAGATTGGAAGGCGTCGTGGAAGGTTTGGTTGAAGAGGAAAAACTCCAGTTCACTGGCGGCGTAACAAGCCAGGCTTTTGCGCGCCAGGGCCTCGACCTGCTTGCGGAGCACGGAGCGCGGCGCTTCTTCAACTCGTTGGCCGCCGTGGTGAACGTAATCGCAAAGGACCAGCGCGGCTCCGGCCTGCCACGGAATCTGCCGCAACGTGGAAAAATCCGGCTGCATCTCGAAATCCCCAAAGCCCTGGTCCCAATTGGCGATCTGGAACCCATCCATCGGGTCCATCTCCAGGTTGACCGTGAGCAGATAATTGCAGCCGTGCGTGCCATGCACGGCCACATGATCGAGAAAAAATCGCCCGGTAAAACGCTTGCCGACGAGCCGGCCAAACACATCGGGGAACGCCACCACCACGGTGTCGATTTCGCCGGATTTGATTTTGGATTTCAGCGCCTGGAGGTTCATTGGAATCCGCGGCAAGAACCCACCCCCTGGCCCCTCCAAGGAGGGGAGCCTTGTTCCGGCAACGCTTTTGAGTTCCCCTCCCTGGAGGGGCGGAGGGGTGGGTTCATCGACAGCACAACGTTCCCCTCTCAAATCCGTTTTTCATCGGCGTCGATGAAGTCCACAAACGTCCGAATGTCATCCCGCTGCGCCAACCCGGCCTGCTCCTTGCGCCACTTCAAACGCGATTTCATGTCTTCGGTGTCGCTCCCGCGGTTGAGAACCCACTGATTGAAAGCCGCCTTCTCGGCGTCGGTCTTCTTGAGGTTTCTGAGCACCCAGTCGAAGACTTCGCCATCCGTGAGACTGTCCTTTACGATCTGGATAAACGTCTCGGCAGGGACGCCTGCGGCCTTCAGCCAGGCTTCATCGAAACCTTTGGTAAAGTTTTCCTCGTAATCGGCCGGCAGTTTGCCCGCCAGGTGAAGGCGTATCTTGTCGATGAATCGGGGCAGATGCACCCAGCCGGCCATGGTTTCGCGCGGGCTACGGGGATAAATCGTTTTTTCCATGGCGCGGATCATCTTGAGGCCGTGGCTGCCTGTCAATCTTTCAACCCGTTCCTGAAGCGGATGAAATTTCAGAACCACGAACGAACACGAATAAACACCAATGAGAACCGGGGTTTCCCCTCTACTATCTCCGTTGCCTCCTGTTAAAAAAATCGCCGCGTCAAGGATCAGCGCGTCTGCGAATAATCCGTCGCTTTCATGAACAGCGACTTGACGCCTTCTGGCCCCGCGACTGTGAGCGAGCCTCCCGCTTCCTTCTCGGACGCCTCCTTTGCTTTCACCCAGTCCGGATCCTCGCCAAACGCCTTGAACGACGCGGCGGCGGCTTCCTTGCTCTGGTGCGCCAGGATGTAAATCAGTGTGTCCTCGCTGCTCTTCTGATCTTTGGTCGGGGTCCAATAGCCTACGTTCTTCATACCGTGCTTGGCGAAGAGCTTCAGCGTGTGATTGCGGAACCGGGCGTTGAGCCGGCCCAGATTCCCGGGGCTCGCTTTGTAAGTGCGCAGCTCGAAAATTCGCGGCTCTTTGCCCACGGATGCCTTGATCGCAGGCGAATAATCCGTAGCCGCCAGGAAGACCGACTCAAGCTTGTTGACCAATTTCCCGTTCTTCTCTGAAGCGTCCCGCGCGGTCTTCCAATCGGGATCTGCGCCAAATGCTCCCCACGACTTTCGCGCCGCCTCTCGGCTCTCGTGGGCCACGATGTAGATCAATTTGTTGTCCGGATTCTCGATCGGCACCCAGTAACCGATGTTCACCATGCCGTGCTTCTCGAAGAGCTTGCAGGTGTGATTGCGGAACCGGGCGTTCAGGTCGTCGAGTTTGCCCGGCGCGGCGTAATACGTCCGAAGCTCGTAAACGCGGGAATCTGTATTGTCGAACACAGTCGCGCCGTTTGTGGCGTTTTCCATAGCGAACAAGTTGGCAAAAAGAAGGGGCAAAACGATTTTTTTCATAAGCTTAAAGGTGAGGTCAGTGCCGGGGATGGCACAATCAAAACGCCGCGCTGTCAAAGGAAAAATCAAGAGCCGCAGAGCGGCGGCGAGCAGCGCCAGAAAATATGACGAAGGCTGAGGCAGGCTCGGCGGCAATCAGTCGCGAGATGCCAGTTCGCCGGCCTCAAACAAGTCCGGGATCGCTTTGAGCCCGGAAAGCACGGCGTAAAGAAGGATTCCATGAGGGTTGGTCGCGCAAGCGCGACGGCGACTCGCTTGGATGGATCTTCTGGCAGACGCGAAACCTCTTCTTCGCTGTCGGGGTACATGCGCTGGCAAACCAACCGACGACACTGTTCGCATGGCACGATCTTGGTCCGCTGACACGCACCGATCCCGTGGTTCTTTTCATGGCGATTGGGATCACAGCAGCATGGCACCGGCTTCCCGCGACGCAACAGAAACAGACGTGATGACGATTCCCAGGGCTAACCAAGTAAGAGCCCTCATGGGTGATGCGTGATGGAGATTCAACTTATCGAGCCGCCTGCGCTTTCATCAATTGCAGGTTGGCCTCGGCGAATGCCTTGCCCATCAGCGCGAACGTCTTCGCGCAACCGAGGTAATGGTAACCGCCGTTGGACGCGCCGCGTTTCCAAGCAGCAGCTTCGGCGGGAGTAATAATCTTCGCCTCGTAAGCCTTCACGTAATCGCGCTGCTGTTGCTCCGTCATCGTGCCGTCGGCGTTCGCTTCCTTCTTGTTCTTGGATTTCAACAGATGCGCCATCTGGCTGACCTTCTCTTTCTTCTCCGCGATGGCCCCGAGTTCCTCCGACCAGAACGGCGCGGTCTCGATGGCGACGACATTGCCCTCGAACTCCGGCAACGCCGCCGGTGCCGCCATGGCCGTGCGGAAGGCCTTGGTGTGATCGTTCGCCTTCAAGCCGTCCACGCCCAACACGCCGATGACGACGGGCAGTTTCGGCGCGGCGAGATCCTTCCGCACATCACGAATCAAGTCGGCGAGCCACACGCCGTATTTGGAATAGTCCCGCACCTTCTCGCCCGGCTTGGGCGGGTAAGTATCGCTCGACACGAGATCGTTGAAACCTTGCAACCACACGAAGCCGGCAATCTCGTAGCCCTGCTTGGCGTCATACGCGGGGCAGACGCGTTTCGGATCCGCGAGCACCTTCTTCACGTGCGCCACCATCTCCCGGTAGAACACGCCCGTCGCCGCCTCGGTCTTGGTCTTCCGCTCCGGTTTCTCCGCCCACCGCT includes the following:
- a CDS encoding transposase, translated to MTTTADSVTLACMARKLRVEYPGAIYHVMNRGDRREPIFQDDQDRQRFVETLAEACAKTGWQVQALCLMPNHFHLVVETPQPNLVAGMKWLLGTYTARFNRRHKRFGHLFAGRYKSLVVDGSGTGYLKTVCDYVHLNPARAQLVPADQPLRRYAWSSWPAYLLGPSKRPAWLCVDRLLGEYGVGKDSAAGRQRLEQALEERRRAGVGDAFQRVRRGWCLGEEAFRKELLAQMSERLGAEHYGAERAESAQEKAERIIAAELKRRGWTEAELSKRPKGDATKVKLAQRLRAETVQTVAWISQRLHLGSRAYANHLLWRAKQEQTK
- a CDS encoding MBL fold metallo-hydrolase, whose amino-acid sequence is MFLIEVNEQRILLECGLFQGKRDESVERNRAFPFQAAQIDAVILSHAHIDHCGNLPNLCRQGFTGNIYSTFATRDLASILLEDSAEIQRADAEFVSRKRAKRNLPPVEPLYSAGDAEKAIRQFVAINYERPMLVADGVTVTFRDAGHILGSAQVVLDIREAGRKFRHLFSGDIGRGDDDILRDPQPVENVDFLQIESTYGDREHSPKSSAPEDVGRLVRETLNQHGKVIIPAFSVGRTQQIVYTLHQMTREGSLPQIPIFVDSPLSVNATEVYRLHPECFNDEIYRFLRETANPFGMENLTYIREQAHSVKLNDLKEAAIIISASGMCEAGRVRHHLKNHIGSPNNLVLFIGYCAEHTLGAQILSGRDTVNIFGEPHAVRARIASIDSFSGHADKHELKRYVGGLTGDIKKIFVVHGEASQAFAFAETLKVMKPKAEVAVPDYRQSFEC
- a CDS encoding glutamine synthetase, with the protein product MNLQALKSKIKSGEIDTVVVAFPDVFGRLVGKRFTGRFFLDHVAVHGTHGCNYLLTVNLEMDPMDGFQIANWDQGFGDFEMQPDFSTLRQIPWQAGAALVLCDYVHHGGQRVEEAPRSVLRKQVEALARKSLACYAASELEFFLFNQTFHDAFQSGYRDLTPASDYRIDYHTMQPAAEESLMRAVRNQMTAARVPIESSKGEWGRGQHEVNFIYDQALPMADMHVVFKQGLKEMAAQQGRAVTFMPKPFAAEVGSSCHIHVSLWRQEQNLFWERKSKSGSKLFRQFLGGLMKYAPELCYFFAPTINAYKRYQAASWAPTKMAWAFDNRTVGFRVVGSESSFRIENRMPGADANPYLAFAATIAAGMAGVEEGLDCGPVYEGNAYVDPRLASLPRTLRDAARLLDQSKLARRVFGDGVVDFYVHTARLEAQAFDDAVTDWERIRYFERI
- a CDS encoding DUF5069 domain-containing protein, with amino-acid sequence MVLKFHPLQERVERLTGSHGLKMIRAMEKTIYPRSPRETMAGWVHLPRFIDKIRLHLAGKLPADYEENFTKGFDEAWLKAAGVPAETFIQIVKDSLTDGEVFDWVLRNLKKTDAEKAAFNQWVLNRGSDTEDMKSRLKWRKEQAGLAQRDDIRTFVDFIDADEKRI
- a CDS encoding NIPSNAP family protein, coding for MKKIVLPLLFANLFAMENATNGATVFDNTDSRVYELRTYYAAPGKLDDLNARFRNHTCKLFEKHGMVNIGYWVPIENPDNKLIYIVAHESREAARKSWGAFGADPDWKTARDASEKNGKLVNKLESVFLAATDYSPAIKASVGKEPRIFELRTYKASPGNLGRLNARFRNHTLKLFAKHGMKNVGYWTPTKDQKSSEDTLIYILAHQSKEAAAASFKAFGEDPDWVKAKEASEKEAGGSLTVAGPEGVKSLFMKATDYSQTR
- a CDS encoding sialate O-acetylesterase; the encoded protein is MKTTAGRFARLVVLGCFLILATQLHSTPLKVFILAGQSNMQGHAKVETFDYIGDDPTTATLLKEMRGADGKPRVLENVWISSIGCLGDAYSDLTEKTGQLTAGFGAPENKIGPEFTFGITLEKLLGEPILLIKTAWGGRSLHTDFRPPSAGPYVPTPEEAKRWAEKPERKTKTEAATGVFYREMVAHVKKVLADPKRVCPAYDAKQGYEIAGFVWLQGFNDLVSSDTYPPKPGEKVRDYSKYGVWLADLIRDVRKDLAAPKLPVVIGVLGVDGLKANDHTKAFRTAMAAPAALPEFEGNVVAIETAPFWSEELGAIAEKKEKVSQMAHLLKSKNKKEANADGTMTEQQQRDYVKAYEAKIITPAEAAAWKRGASNGGYHYLGCAKTFALMGKAFAEANLQLMKAQAAR